The nucleotide sequence GATCGAGATGAGCAACATATGCAGGTGGGCATCATTGGATTGCCAAGTATAATGATTGGGATTGGGAGCTTGTGTAGAGTCCTTGGATGTAATGACATGTATAGGTGGACACGGTATTGACCGTCCATATGTCTACATAGCCAAACATATTGTTTGTAACAAGGAATGGTTGTATGACTTTGCAAGGTAATTTAAAGGTGTAAACATTGTTAGATAGTTACGATGAAAAAGGGGAAAATATGTTGTATATGTTCGAACTGGAAATGCAGTAATAACATAGAACCAATcaagcctagtggcatcttggggtgGGATTGTGACTAATAGGTTCTGGGTTCGATACCCACAAGGGGGTTTTTGTCATATTTATTTGGTTTCCCTCCTGGATTGGTGtaaggcattatgcctagtggagatggatatgatcgggtggttccgctggtggcacgattatactctagtggtccgtcagtgatccaaatttgtcgttcaaaaaaaaaagataatatgGAAAAGGAAACTGGGTGATACCTTGCATGTGAGTAACGATCAGATGTCTCATCGCGAGACTTATACTGCTTGACATTAATTTCCTGATTTGAGAGAGAAAATCAATTTCCCACACAGATAAACTTTAAGCTCTTTTATTTAATACACTTAACTtaatagtgtgaggttcattggggaacacttaaaaagtggggaacagcggggaaccgactcaaacgaactccgattggactcatttcagttgcgttggaaccggctcgtcgaaccctaactaggatcttttaaccctgaaccctaaatcataacccctaaaccctaaatatattagggtttggcttttagggtttttctttagggtttagctttagggtttagatttagtgtttagggtttagctttagggtttagggtttagctttagggtttagctttagggtttagcttagggtttagcctttagggtttagtttttaggatTTATAGTTTAGATTGTACGGTTTatcttaggttttagccttatttttttagctttagggtttagagtttaggagttaggatttagggtttagggttaaaagatcttagttagggttcgacgagccggttccaacgccgctggaatgagtccaatcggagttcgtttcagccggttccccgctgttccccaatttttaagtgttccccaatgaaccttcccctaacTTAATATTCAGTTACCTCCACTGCCTCAATCTCATCAATTGTTTCTTCCTTAAGCAAACTTGATGTGAATGCCACTGTGTCATCGCCCAAAGATGATTTGGACATCTCTGCAATCTTGTAAGTATCATCCTGTTTGTTTATCACAAAACCCAAAGCCAAATTAACTCATGTAATATTTAAAGGTTATTATTGTAACAACCTGACGATAATGAACAAATGTTACTAAGCAAACTTACCACTTGAGGACCATAGATGATACATCTAACAGTTTTTAACTCTGTAAATGATGGATCATTCACCTGTTTTGGTCGACCAGTCTTTCTCCATCCTCTTACCTCTGTAATATATACAATAAAAGATATGTGTAAGTTGCTATATTTGAAGGCTAGATTTTAATACGTACACAAATAACTATCTTGACATCAGGGAACACATACCGGTGTAGTCAATGGTATCACCAACTAAAATCCTAAACCAATCACGAGTCAATCTACCAACCTCCATTAACGAAAAAAAATCACGCCGACAAAGATAGTACGCTCCTGTGCTTAGTTCAAATCCAGACAAATCTCCTCCAAAAATTTCTACCCCTCCCATGTTATTTTCCATGGTTTCCTTATCGGAATACACAAGGCTCACACCACATTCATGCACCTCCAATCCACTCATCACAACAATAGAGACATGAACAGTGTTTCCAAAGTCCAATGTATTTCCAATTGGCCAATAGCTTAACCATATGCCTACTTCACCACATTCCGGTTTGCCAAAGACTTTAGGGTTGTAGATTAAATCAACAACACCATTCGTGGTACTGACTTTACAAAACCATGCCCAATCAACACTTGATACTGAATACTTGAAAGTTACATTAATTCCTTTGAGCCTCTTATTTTTAGGACACGAAGGTACATCAAAGGACAAAGAAGATGATTCTGACATATACTCAGGTGTCATCCTTGGGTCATTTACATTTGGCAGAGATGTGCTCATAATATTAAATTCGTACAACATCTATGCCACGCAAACAAAAGGGATCAATCACTTTTTATGATTAGTTAGCAGATAGAATATTGACAAACTATTTCAGAGAGAAGCAACAAACCTGGATATGCCAACTTCTGCCTACTGTGAGCTCATCATCACCAACAAGGCACACTTCATGATTCTGATATTCTTTTAGCCACTCCATGTGTCCCAAATCAGTTTCATCTAATTTAGCTATGGGCACCAATTTGACATAGTCTTCAatttcatacaagttaacacaGCCTTCGTAACCAAGCTCTTGCAAAGGGAATCGATGTGATTGGAAAGTTATTTTCTCTAGTGACTCACAGTAATATATATACAATTCTGAAAGTGTACCAGGGAGGCATATAAGGTATTTGAGTCTAGAGCAAAAACTCAGGTCAAGAACCCGAAGACTTTTAAGATGATCATAGCAAGACAAGGACTCAAATCGACTATTTCCTAAATTCAGATACTGCAAATCTGGTTGAAAAATGAAACTCAAAGGAAAAGAATCACTACATTGTAGATGGCAGTCTTTGAGGAATAGCCGGTGTAATGAAACTGGGAAGGAAAAAGTAGGTTCTGTATGCTCCCAACTGAATAGGTTTTTACACCCTGACATGTGCAATAGTGTAAGACTTGAAAGAGCTCCAAGGCTTTCACAAATATTAACCAAACTGTAACAGTTCCAAAGAATCAATGTCTCAAGATTAGGCATCCTGATCATGTTGCGGATTTCCCTTAGTTTGTAAGAGTCTTTAAGATTTAAAATCTTCAATGACTGAATATCCTGTTgcaaaagttataaaaaaaaaattagcaaCGTTAAGTTTcaaaaagatataaaaaaaaaataatgaagcaATACAAAGAAGACAATGGATTCATTACCGTAGGGGGTTCAAACACTTCCAAGTTACTAGAGCTCATATCTATAGCCACCAAGTTTTCAACGCATAAGTCAGCGGGTAGGATTTCTAAATGAAATCCATGCCAGCAAAGCCATCTTAAATCTTCagaaacatgcttatatgatcctTTGAGTTCCACAAAATTTAGTTGGAGCAATTTTAAATTTACCATTTTTTTAAATGCGCCCGTTTCAAGGTATGATGCCTGCAAATTTAGCATGAAGATATTTAATTAGCCAGGTATGAGTCACATTGGCATGTCATGTGCCACTTTTTACCATTTATCTTCTTAAAACGAATTCATAACATAGACTAAATGAACTTGCACAAAGAATTTCTAAGATGAAAAAAtttcttcaactttttcatcttgCACTTTTGCTTCTTCTATCAACTATACATAACAAGCTATAAAATCCAGAAAATACAAGCTAAAAAGTGATAGGTGAGATTTAGATCTTTATTTCTTCTACATTACCTTGAGTGCAAGCTTATCTTCCCGCAACAGTTTCATGTCTAGTGCTAGTCCTTCTACCGTTTTTGAACCCTGAAAGGAAAATATATCAATCTATAGAAGTTAGATGAAATAGGAGGATGTAAAAGTAAAAGTAAAAAAGGCTTGAATATGGATAGGTAGAATATTTTACCTTTCCCTTGCTCAATATCTTATAGGAGTCAATACTAAGCCAGACTCTACTACATTTTGCAGGGAAGTATTTGGATTCTTTACGGACTATGTTTTTGCCCATCTCTTGAACCAATCTATGCATCATGAGCACTTTGTTTGGTGAAACAGAAAGAAGACATTTGTTAATTAGGACTGTGATCCCAGATATTGCTGAGTAATCCGGCTCCAATATCTTTACAACATAATCCTTGTCTATGCCAACAAAAAAACAAGCAATGTGCAAAAACAACCCCTTTACAGTATCAGATGGCAATTCCTCGTAGCTTCGTATGAGTACATCTTGAATTCGAGAATCGACATCtctttcaaaagattttaaaagacTTTCCCAATACGAGGTGGAATCATTCTTGTACAGAGATGAGCCCACCACTTCTAGAGCAAGTGGATTTCCTTCACAATATTGAACCACCCGTGATACAACCTCCTGAAAGCCTGTTGTAGGAATTTTGGATCTAAAAGCATGATGACATAAAAGTTCTGACGATTCATCACCATTCAATAATTTCATTTCATACTTTTGAGACCTCCAGCATGACAAGTCAAACCAAGTATCTGTGTTTTCCCTTGTGGTGATTATAATCTTGGTTTGTGCATTAATCTTCCCTGTACCTATTAAAGCAACTAACTGTTTATGTTCAACAATGTCATCAAGAACAATGAGTGCCTTGTTCATTTCCAGGGCCTCCTCAATCATACACGTACCTCTAGAAACACAAGGTACTTTTCTCTTTTCCCCTCCTAAAATATCTTTAAGTAGTTGTTCTTGTAGTTCATGTAAATCACATCTACTACCAATGTTTTCAACAAAACTCGCATATTCAAACGATTTCCAGTTTGAATCGTATATGTATTTGGCAAGCGTTGTCTTGCCACTTCCTGCCATACCGCAGATCGATAAAAACTCAAGGTT is from Helianthus annuus cultivar XRQ/B chromosome 9, HanXRQr2.0-SUNRISE, whole genome shotgun sequence and encodes:
- the LOC110877402 gene encoding disease resistance-like protein DSC1 isoform X1, encoding MASSSSTTVMASSSSSSSSGAGDKPCSYDVFLSFSGEDTRNSFTDHLYHKLIHAGIRTFRDNEEINRGEELKPEIERAIKASKASVVVLSKNYATSAWCLDELLLILEQRWECNHFVLPVFYGVDPTDVRHQKGSFAIKVKPSPKWTDQNVNQWKTALTEVANLAGHVASGPETSILKEIVDTIYNKLDRKRVHLPSNITGVATRYEDISSWLEECNLEFLSICGMAGSGKTTLAKYIYDSNWKSFEYASFVENIGSRCDLHELQEQLLKDILGGEKRKVPCVSRGTCMIEEALEMNKALIVLDDIVEHKQLVALIGTGKINAQTKIIITTRENTDTWFDLSCWRSQKYEMKLLNGDESSELLCHHAFRSKIPTTGFQEVVSRVVQYCEGNPLALEVVGSSLYKNDSTSYWESLLKSFERDVDSRIQDVLIRSYEELPSDTVKGLFLHIACFFVGIDKDYVVKILEPDYSAISGITVLINKCLLSVSPNKVLMMHRLVQEMGKNIVRKESKYFPAKCSRVWLSIDSYKILSKGKGSKTVEGLALDMKLLREDKLALKASYLETGAFKKMVNLKLLQLNFVELKGSYKHVSEDLRWLCWHGFHLEILPADLCVENLVAIDMSSSNLEVFEPPTDIQSLKILNLKDSYKLREIRNMIRMPNLETLILWNCYSLVNICESLGALSSLTLLHMSGCKNLFSWEHTEPTFSFPVSLHRLFLKDCHLQCSDSFPLSFIFQPDLQYLNLGNSRFESLSCYDHLKSLRVLDLSFCSRLKYLICLPGTLSELYIYYCESLEKITFQSHRFPLQELGYEGCVNLYEIEDYVKLVPIAKLDETDLGHMEWLKEYQNHEVCLVGDDELTVGRSWHIQMLYEFNIMSTSLPNVNDPRMTPEYMSESSSLSFDVPSCPKNKRLKGINVTFKYSVSSVDWAWFCKVSTTNGVVDLIYNPKVFGKPECGEVGIWLSYWPIGNTLDFGNTVHVSIVVMSGLEVHECGVSLVYSDKETMENNMGGVEIFGGDLSGFELSTGAYYLCRRDFFSLMEVGRLTRDWFRILVGDTIDYTEVRGWRKTGRPKQVNDPSFTELKTVRCIIYGPQVDDTYKIAEMSKSSLGDDTVAFTSSLLKEETIDEIEAVEEINVKQYKSRDETSDRYSHARIMKPATGEGEIVSSSTSAYPCRRFSLAKIQSATNNFSDELVIGWGGFGKVYKGQIFSEEAGHIVAIKRRDSMSYFGEPEFKAEIDTLCTFHHVHLVSLVGYCDDNEEKILVYKYMPKGSLYDQLHNVHTPLSWVTRLKIAIGAARGLEYLHIGVRTQHGVIHRNVKSSNILLDENWVAVISGLGLCIAGPTDQSIPYVEDTVKGTFGYLDPEYFFTRKLTYKADVYAFGVVLFELLSGRLPIDDDKEEDERSLVRWAQKSFKERKLNHMVDSNIKGTISSKCFRQFAQIADRCVHRVPEERPTMSELVASLEALLELQEKSDSSAKSSSIMGFPWKIKKYFVPATKPNPEESGTSSQKSHDKNKKRDDE
- the LOC110877402 gene encoding probable WRKY transcription factor 19 isoform X2; the protein is MLLLETSILKEIVDTIYNKLDRKRVHLPSNITGVATRYEDISSWLEECNLEFLSICGMAGSGKTTLAKYIYDSNWKSFEYASFVENIGSRCDLHELQEQLLKDILGGEKRKVPCVSRGTCMIEEALEMNKALIVLDDIVEHKQLVALIGTGKINAQTKIIITTRENTDTWFDLSCWRSQKYEMKLLNGDESSELLCHHAFRSKIPTTGFQEVVSRVVQYCEGNPLALEVVGSSLYKNDSTSYWESLLKSFERDVDSRIQDVLIRSYEELPSDTVKGLFLHIACFFVGIDKDYVVKILEPDYSAISGITVLINKCLLSVSPNKVLMMHRLVQEMGKNIVRKESKYFPAKCSRVWLSIDSYKILSKGKGSKTVEGLALDMKLLREDKLALKASYLETGAFKKMVNLKLLQLNFVELKGSYKHVSEDLRWLCWHGFHLEILPADLCVENLVAIDMSSSNLEVFEPPTDIQSLKILNLKDSYKLREIRNMIRMPNLETLILWNCYSLVNICESLGALSSLTLLHMSGCKNLFSWEHTEPTFSFPVSLHRLFLKDCHLQCSDSFPLSFIFQPDLQYLNLGNSRFESLSCYDHLKSLRVLDLSFCSRLKYLICLPGTLSELYIYYCESLEKITFQSHRFPLQELGYEGCVNLYEIEDYVKLVPIAKLDETDLGHMEWLKEYQNHEVCLVGDDELTVGRSWHIQMLYEFNIMSTSLPNVNDPRMTPEYMSESSSLSFDVPSCPKNKRLKGINVTFKYSVSSVDWAWFCKVSTTNGVVDLIYNPKVFGKPECGEVGIWLSYWPIGNTLDFGNTVHVSIVVMSGLEVHECGVSLVYSDKETMENNMGGVEIFGGDLSGFELSTGAYYLCRRDFFSLMEVGRLTRDWFRILVGDTIDYTEVRGWRKTGRPKQVNDPSFTELKTVRCIIYGPQVDDTYKIAEMSKSSLGDDTVAFTSSLLKEETIDEIEAVEEINVKQYKSRDETSDRYSHARIMKPATGEGEIVSSSTSAYPCRRFSLAKIQSATNNFSDELVIGWGGFGKVYKGQIFSEEAGHIVAIKRRDSMSYFGEPEFKAEIDTLCTFHHVHLVSLVGYCDDNEEKILVYKYMPKGSLYDQLHNVHTPLSWVTRLKIAIGAARGLEYLHIGVRTQHGVIHRNVKSSNILLDENWVAVISGLGLCIAGPTDQSIPYVEDTVKGTFGYLDPEYFFTRKLTYKADVYAFGVVLFELLSGRLPIDDDKEEDERSLVRWAQKSFKERKLNHMVDSNIKGTISSKCFRQFAQIADRCVHRVPEERPTMSELVASLEALLELQEKSDSSAKSSSIMGFPWKIKKYFVPATKPNPEESGTSSQKSHDKNKKRDDE